Within Primulina tabacum isolate GXHZ01 chromosome 5, ASM2559414v2, whole genome shotgun sequence, the genomic segment GCTAAATTACAAACGTAAAATTAGTCAACTTTCATGAATTATTTCTTTAAAGACTTTAGTTTGCAAAGTGAagccaaagaaaaaaaaaagaaaaaaaaaactaacttttaaagcaataatcCTTTTTTCCATTTCACGCACTTCGTTAGGCCCCTCTCCGTCCCATTTCCACACAAAACTAGTACTGAAATTAAAGCAATTTTAAGCATAATTTTTATTCGAATGATACGTATTACTTTGGTTAGTTTATTATCTCAGCACCCATGTTAGGTCATCTTGGGCACTAACCTTCCTAAAAGTTGATATGTATATAGTGAAGAATATCTAATGGTGTCTAATCAAGATTAAGCGTGAAGCGCAGATAAAATAGAacgattttttatatatataaaatactaatccatttaaattatttttctaaataatCTTAAATTCTTTCTAGATAAACCATATGCTAACTCATTCcacaaaatataaattttatgtatttattcttattttagctATTATTTTCTAGGTATTATACAAAATATTTCACTCTTAGATATATATTAGTACCTTGTTTCATGTGTTACATGTTTGTAcagtctttttttttaaaaaaaaattctttggatttttttcgaattttttgtaATTAGCTTGATTTATATTGTCAAATATGATTAATATTATAGTTCTCAAATTTTACTTtggtgaaaaaaaaatttactttggTGAGAAGTACAATAGTGATTTTTTTAGGTGTGATTTCACCATATCAATAAGGGGTTTGACTTAATATATAATACATATTTAAGTTTATAATACCTAATATAGCATAATTAAGACTAATATCGTGAACTAAttgataataaaattaaaatgaatggaaataaacttaaaaattatataaatattttatataacatATTACAATTTATACGCATATGTGTTTGGTTGAGTGGATTAATTAAGGATAGATTAATAGTCAAATATTTATCGttaaaattttaagttgttttaataatcattttgaccCGATTTAAGATCCAATTTTATGGATAACTATTTGATTAATAAAATTGGATCTTAAATCGggtcaaaatgattattaaaacaacttaaaattttaacgataaatatttgattattaatctaTCTTTATTTAATCCACTCAACCAAACTATGCACAGCAtcaatgaattttattttaatgcaatacACGTGTCCACTAGCAGCACACACAAAATATTAATTGTAAATTTTGTATTGGTGTGAATTACTTGTCAAATCTTAATCTTTGTGATAATGGACGTCGTATTAAATAATTGGGAACTCCGGATTGATTGGTGCGAATGTAGAGTGCATCAGTAATCAGGTCGATGAATCTGGAAATGTGGATTAACGCGTACAATTAATTGTGTCCATGAGTTTTAATATGGAATTCTTAGCCACTTTATTAAAgttaaaacaaattattttgagtaaaaaattaaatatttggtcatatatattttcttttttgcaattttaatattttaacttccgataaaaataattaaaattgcaaaATTTTGGGTTCCGAAAATGGTGACACTTTATTTGCTAATTTTTTTCTGGATATTTTAACAAGATCTGAGTAGTGAGTATATCCGGCTTTCTTAAATCACTCTTCTATTAAGTCTTGAAATAagtattaaaaaaatacaaggaagaatactatttatttatttatttatttttgtctaTGAAAACCCTAAACTCAACTTCATAAAACCACCTATTCAATCGAGAGCTGGGACGATTTCTTAACTAATAATGGAGAAgaaactgaaaagataaaagaaTAGTATATGAGAATCGATAAACTAGATCATGGAATTTTcgcttttattattttattttctttaaaaattaggAAACAATAATATTCAGTCAGATATTACACACCATGATTGTAAGAAATTCGGCTATGATTGGATTGATGGAATTGAGATTATGGTTTTCAAATCTCTTATTGAATTCACTGCATATCAAATTATGTAATTTCAATAGCATCGATGGTTTTCAATTACACACAAAAAAAgtgtcatttgaaattcatcaatcaaaacatttctcaaatcaaattcatcaatTTAAACGTGATCTCTCAACCACGTGAACAAATTAAAGCCATCTTACCAAAACTAACAATATGACGCTCGTCTTCTTgacataaatataaattttttgatgCACTCGGAAGGAGGGTATTAATGAAATATCTTTCGTGTATATTAAATCAATCACAATTACAAATATatcaacataataaattaataaaggGGTGGATATTAAAAACACAAGACATGTAAATTCATTCAGCAATtaaatagatttgaaattcatcactTCAAATCTCTTCGTCCAAGCACACTCAGTGTAATTTGTATGCACTTGTGTGATGAGATTATGGGCTAGGTCAAACTAAAGGTTATTAGGCTAGCGAATGAAATAATAGTACCACCCATTATATTTTCCCATTAgcaatattttaattcaatttatCATGCAGTGACGGTCTcaattaattcaagttttgaattGATCCATGTGATTATTGGAGGGCATAGAAATCATTATATATGTACTACATAATTCGATcgtattttcaaatatatatattttccaaATGTTTGCTTGAACTTATATTTATGTCAAAAAATATGATTGTGGAACAATTATCTGAATACTAGCTAATACACTTGATGTCATGTGGAATCGACAGCTACATTGAGAGGATTGATATTTTTCAGTTTCGGATTGAGAAGACGTTTGAAACTGTTTCGATGTTCAAATCAGTCTTCTTATTCTTTTTAacgaaaaatgatttatattgtagatgaaaaaaactataaaaacaaagaaaaatgtatTTTACCCATTAATTGAATGATTATAGTTAAGTTTGTTATAAGATATATGATAATCACCCTCGATTTTTAATTTATCACCACTTGAATGAAACAACAGACAAATATCCCGATTTCTTAGTATTTTCGTTCTTGTTCTCTCCACTCCCCATATTTCAAACATTATGAGACATATTTTCTCTTCCTTCACATTTTATAGTGATCGGGAGTTCGGAAGACTCGATATATCTCAAACAAATCGTGTAATGATTTTATTTGAAATTCACTTGAATTTAGATACCATGGTTGCTAAAAATTagcccccaaaaaaaaaaaaaaaaaaaattgtgtttaattCATGAATGATAagaatctcaaactctcaaccacataaataaaataaattaaatcggCCTTACCAAAAATATCATGGATAtacattttatataatataaagatAATGCATGAATGTAAGCTTTATTAGAGGAGATTATGATGATGAGGCCAAACTATAGGTTATTAGGCTTgtgcatgaaataatagtgtCCCCCCGTATTATCCATTGACCAATATTTTAATCCAAATTCTCACGTAGTGACTGCTTCTATAATTCAAGATTTTTAATTGATTCATGTGATTATCGAGTCTATTAGTGGAACAAACACTCTTGGCCAGCTAGCAGTTAGCTGATATCTATCTaatgttataaaaaaatttagaataaTGTTATTTGCGATACATATTTTACTGATCACATTTCacttttaattataatatttttaatgctAAAAATCACCTTTAGTTAATACTTTAAatcttaaattaatatttttatctcAAGACTTCATTGTTATTTCTCATttctgtattttattttaacaaaaaaattagtatgtataaattttgaaatccattcaaaaaaatgaaagaaaataatgataaaacaaattttttttcacaTAATGTGGTTTTCGTGATtagtattatttaaattattttcaaaatatgttatttttagtCAAGTTTTTTTGTTTGCAGATCAAATAGTCGACAAAGAActctatatattatatatttattaaaattaaaaatggcCGAACCACCAAGAGGCACCAGTGGTCTAGTGGTAGAATAGTACCCTGCCACGGTACAGACCCGGGTTCGATTCCCGGCTGGTGcatgtttttttatttcttattcTTTTGGACCCTCGAAGATCAAGCTGTTGGGCCAACAGGCCCAAAATTTTTATCCAGTCTATAAGAAACTTTTGGGCTCGGCCTATTTTTCCCCCGTAGACCTGTCCTTCTTATTAATATCCAAACAAAGATATACATACATTAATTATTCTATCTTGCAGACGAAGAAAGTGCTCGAGTGTTTTTTCACAGCAGAAATCAACAGACGGCGTGGAAGAGATTATGGCCACGGAACAGTCGTTGATGGCGGTGATACGGGCGGCGCGTCCGTCGTTCCGTAACCCCCACGACAAGGCTGTCTTCGCCGTGCACGCATCCTTTGTTGCCGCCGGTTACGTTCTTCACGACACCGGTCTTTCCGCCTTCTCGGACAATGCCCTTTCCTCGTCCTCCACTGGTACTTCACCAAATTTTCTTTCCGATTGATAAAAAACTTAGCTAATACTCTGCTTCGAACTCCTTTGGTTGATTTTTTCTTGATATTTTTGTGTTATTCTGTTATTTTGGTCGCGTTTGATTTGAGAAGACGAGGTAGGGATAGAGAATTGGAACGCCATTGAAGAACATTATGCTTTTTTGTATTCCCATCCTGAGAAGGAGTCCAAGAAAGTGCTAATGAAGTGTCTTGTGATGAATAATAGTCTGATGgttgatgttttgaaggatggtgATTCTGAACTTCTTCATATGGAAATCGAGTAAGTTAAATGTATGCTACAGgcttcaaagttttttttttttggcctgCGCAAAGGGAATTGATTGTTTGATTGTGTAGTGTCGGAGAGTATGTGGAAGACAATGGAGGGACAAATTATGCTTCCCAGTTCAAGAATTTGGGGAAGCTGGTGACGGAAGTCAACAAAGAAATTTTACGTAAACTTGATGGTTCTGTGGACACAAGTTCATCCAATCAACCTTCAAGGTACTTTTCTGCGCAAAGTTTATCTTTTACCGTTGTAATTTTGATGTTTTTTTACAAATTGGATCAACTGTGGAATGTGTATCGGGGTGCCTGCAATCTGgtccttgttttgtttattatAAAGCTTGTTGCGCTAACTGATAATTATAAATTGGAATATACATGGATTGGATTGGTATcaaatatcaatattccttttacgtttgtttatattgattaaGATTCCAAATATTTTTGAGGAAAGATTGTGTTCTAGATGAGAATGCACCAGTTATTCTAGTTTTATGTATTTAAGAAGTTATCTCATTGTGTTTTAGCTAAACATTTTCTAATTGTCAGGGTAGAATTATGTTTGCATTTTCTTAAGAAGTTGGAAATCTTATGTTTTGCTTGCATCTTAGCTGATGTAATTAAAATTCACTTGTTGGATCGATCTACCATGAATCTGTTTTGCATCATGTTTCTAAGCATTGCTATTTATAGCTggaaaaatcaatttttgagGTTCTTATCTACTTGTTTTTTGTAGTTCTGATACAAGTTTGGGAGACGACAGGTATAAGCCCATGACAGGAGATGATGCTGACCCTGAAGATCAACACATTTATCCTCCACCTTCAGGGTATGTTTTCACGACAATTTGCTTACCTATTTTGACTGGCATAAATGTGTCTGATAGTGTGTACTTTATCAGCTCTCGTCACTTAACTAAACTCGCTTTCATACTTGAATAGCATGACTCTATTATATGCTTGTTTTCTCTTGTAAATGGCTGCCAGTTGGAGATACTTGGCAATATAAATGCTTCCCATCGAGCCACAAATTAAATTCTCTTTGGTAACTGTAATACAGAAATCCATATTAATTACAACTTTACATTCTTTCAAAAGGGCTACTTTAACTTGCTTCCTATCGCCATGAACATGTTGAATTTGTTTGGGAATCTGATGTTGaccaaaaatttaatattattaatttaatcttGAGGACCTGAATCTGATTAGTTATCTGTGCATAAATTATATTCGaggtttttaaaatattatgtagAATGTTGAAGGTTGTATATTGAGAAAATATGGCATGCAGATGTTCAAATTATTAAGTGCCTTAGTTCTATTACCGTTTTTCAAACGTCCGTGAAATTTAATTATGTGCTTGTGCTCTTGATACTACTTGTATTTTATGTTATGCTCACAATGTGGTGTAATATCTTCTCTCTCACTTGTTCTCTGTAGATTTATTGTTCCTACAATTCCTGGTTCTGGTTCCAGCGATCTCTTTCCTGGGCCTGGGGCTGGAATGTATCCCACCAGGTTTGTAGCTTTCTTCTCTTTGTTTCATCATTGCTCGATAAATGTGGCTTATTTCTCTTTTTGCAAGTTGTGCATTGGTCAATGGTTATAACTTCTTTCAACTTCGTCCAGGGGTGATTTTGGCGGTGGAAGCATGCTAGTAGGTGTGTATATGGGTGATATTTCAGAATTTCCTTCTGGAAAAATATCA encodes:
- the LOC142544739 gene encoding putative proteasome inhibitor isoform X2 produces the protein MATEQSLMAVIRAARPSFRNPHDKAVFAVHASFVAAGYVLHDTGLSAFSDNALSSSSTDEVGIENWNAIEEHYAFLYSHPEKESKKVLMKCLVMNNSLMVDVLKDGDSELLHMEIDVGEYVEDNGGTNYASQFKNLGKLVTEVNKEILRKLDGSVDTSSSNQPSSLGDDRYKPMTGDDADPEDQHIYPPPSGFIVPTIPGSGSSDLFPGPGAGMYPTRGDFGGGSMLVGPNDPRFFGGRVGEPGLPGGLQGVPPGARFDPYGPPGVPGFETGRFVRNPRRPGRGTHPDLHHFPDGSDYI
- the LOC142544739 gene encoding putative proteasome inhibitor isoform X1, coding for MATEQSLMAVIRAARPSFRNPHDKAVFAVHASFVAAGYVLHDTGLSAFSDNALSSSSTDEVGIENWNAIEEHYAFLYSHPEKESKKVLMKCLVMNNSLMVDVLKDGDSELLHMEIDVGEYVEDNGGTNYASQFKNLGKLVTEVNKEILRKLDGSVDTSSSNQPSSSDTSLGDDRYKPMTGDDADPEDQHIYPPPSGFIVPTIPGSGSSDLFPGPGAGMYPTRGDFGGGSMLVGPNDPRFFGGRVGEPGLPGGLQGVPPGARFDPYGPPGVPGFETGRFVRNPRRPGRGTHPDLHHFPDGSDYI